The window ATCGGGCTCACGTCGGGGTCGTCGAAGTCCCAGCCGACGAAAACGAGGTCGACCGCCCCGAGCCAGTCGGCCAGAAACGCCGCGCGATCGCCGTCGGTGAACCCGCCTGGGTTTACGACGTGATCCGCCGGAGCCGCCTGCGTGGTCGGGAGGACGAACGCGTCCACGCAGTCGGGGACCACCGACCGGAGCGCGGGGACGTTATCCCCGTGGGCGTGGACCGCAACCGGTACTCCCTCCCGGGTCAACCGACGGACAGTCTCCGGGTTCTTGTCGAGGTCCGTGATCAGACAGTCGACCTCGAGGCCCCGGTCCCGAAGCACGTCCGCGGCCGTCGACGCCGCGAACACGACGTCGGCGTTCTCCGCGCGCTCGAGTTCGGCGTCACGCGTCAGTGAGGGGCCGGCCCCGGCGATGGCGACCCTCGCGCCGTCGGCCGCCGACAATCGATCGACGTCGAATGAGCCGGTGAGCGACGCGAGGAGATCACGCGCCCGCTCGTCCTCGGCGCGGTCGAAGCCGAAATCCTGCAGTATCGCCTCGTAGACCGGTTCCCAGTCGTCGAACTCCATACTCGTTCTCGGTCGGCGCTGCGCGCTCGAGACACTCGGCTCTACCGGTCGTGACCTGCATAGTCCGCGACGCCATCCCCTCTGCGTCGCTACTGGTCGGCGTAATGCCACAATAATTCCGTGTTGTGGGCCGGGGGTCGCCTCCGAAGTACCCCTACCCGGGAGGCCGCCCGGCGTCCACTCCCTCATTTCGAAGCATCCGGCATAAGCTTTCTCTTACTGTAGTATATTCTCTATTTCTACCGACAACGATCATATTCCCCCGTTCGACCCGTTCAATCGACCGAACTAGGAACGAGATTCCCTTGGTTCCCCGCTCGGTAATATCGTATTACCACGTAACTTGGAGACCCCCCTACAGCCGGACGGGTCAGTGTCCGATCGTGTTCGGTCAAGCGGGGATGGGCCTCGACTCGAGCACACGAGTCGTACGAGGAGAACGAAAAGAACTGGAGTCGGAGCGCCCGGTCCGTCGTTCGGGTGGAGCTACTCGTCGTCTTCGAGGACCGCCAGTCGTGCATCCCGGAGGAGGACCTTCTTGACGATCGACGGGTTCTCGAGCAGCCGATGTTTCGCGTGGGCACCGCGTCCGCGTCCCCGGCCCTCGCGTTCGGACTGGATCACGTTGAGGAAGTTCTGTTCCTGGAGGATCTCCTGGACCCGTCGCTCCGAGAGCACGTCGAAGTCGAGCCGGCGAGCGATCTCCTTGTACTGGTTGTAGATGATCTTCGTCGGGAACTCCTTCTCCGAACTGTTTTCGGTGAGGATCGTCAGCGCGTAGAGGATCGCCTTCGCCTGCTGTGGCGAGCCCTCGATCAACTCGTTGAACCGGTCGGCTTCGGTCTTCTCCTTGGCGTCCCGGACGTGGTCGGCGGTGACGCGACTGTCGTTTTGCTTCTTCGCGATCCGGCCGGCGTTCCGGAGGATATCGATCGCCTTGCGGGCGTCCCCGTGTTCCTGGGCCGCGAGCGCGGCCGTCAGCGGGATCACGTCGTCCGAGAGGACGCCGTCGTGGAACGCGTCGCGTCGCTTCTCCAAGATCTCGACGAGCTGGTTCGCATCGTAGGGCGGGAAGACGAGTTCGTCCCGGGAGAGGCTGGACTTGACCCGTTCCGAGAGGTGATCGGGGAAGTCGATCTTGTTCGAGATGCCGATGATCCCGATGCTCGAGTCCGAGATCCGCCGATTCTCGCCCGCCCGGGAGAGCTTCCGAAGGACCTCGTCGTCCTCGAGCATGTCGATCTCGTCTAAGATGACGATGGTCACGTCCGTACAGCGGTCGACGGCCTGCCAGAGCCGTTTGTAGTAGTCGCCCGTCCCGAGCCCCCGGTCGGGAATCGTCACGCCGCTGTCGTCGGGTTCGTTGACGATCTGTGCGATCGTCTTGATGATCGACGCCTCGGTGTTTTGCTCCCCGCAGTCGATGAAGGCGTACTTCACCGTGACGCCGTCGTGCTGGGCCTCCGAGATCACCCGCTGGGTGACCGACCGCGAGATGAGCGACTTGCCGGTACCGGTCTTGCCGAAGATGAACAGGTGGTTCGGCTCGCTCCCGAAGATAGCTGGATTCAGGGCGTCCGCGACCCGTTGCATCTGCTCGTCACGCCCGACGATCCGGTCCGGACCGGGCAGGTGCGTGATCTCGAGCAGCCGCTCGTCGGCGAAGACCGGATCGTCGTACCGAAAGAGTGGATCACGATCGTCGTTCGCGGACATTGCAGTACCGGGAGCCTACCAACTGGACTGAAATAAAGCTATGGAGATCGATCGCGGATGTAAAAGCGAAGCCTGAGAACCTGTCGAGTGCCTATTCGTCCCGAGCGGTCGAAATTCATCCGACTGCCTTCCTCGCGCTTCTAATCGATCGAGGGGGACCGTCGGTTCGCTTCGTCGGCGCGATCGATACTCGGCGACGGAGACCGACACCCCCCTCGCGGATGTAACGGCCGACGCTCATCCCGATGACTCGTAACTCAGGATTTTGCTGAACCAGTCGGTGTCATCGTTCAGCAAGAGGCCGAGAAAGTTGAGATAGCCCTGAAGATGATGCTTCGAGACACCTCTGAACTTCGCCAGCCACTGGCGAAGGAAGCTATGGCGGGTCTCGCCGCTGTCTCGTCGATGTCATCGTAGATCGTGTAGTCGTCGGTACAGAGAATCACCGTCTCATCGCCTCGGTCGGCAATCTCCTCGTCGACATCTTCGAGATTCTCTCGAACCAGAAATTCAACTCGTCCGTCGCTCCGACGGACGAGTGTCACGACCGGCGGTTTGTCCGACTCGAAGCTTCCTCGCCCCTTTTTTTGAGTCCGCGCTTGCGCGGACTCTCCTCTTTCTTCTCAATCCCTTTCTCGCCTGCTGTCACGTAGATCTCATCAGCTTCACACACCTCTGAAAGCGTCAGGTCGTCCAGTTCACCGCACATCTCTTGGAGATCATGGCGGAAGTTCAACACCGCCTCGTAGTCCCGCTCCAAGTCCGATGCGATCTGTGTCGTCGGCACAGATCGCATCTCCTTGATCATGTAGAACATCTCCTCGATGGGGAACTTCCGATGCTCGAAGACCGAATTCGTGAGGTCGTTGAAATATGTCTCACACCCCTTGCAACGGTACTGTTGAGCGCCTTTCCCCGTCGTCCCCTTCTTGATGACTGGGTTGCTCTCCCCGCAGTAGACACACGACACCGTCGCGCCGAATCGGGCGCGACGGAGTCGCTCGTAGCAGTCGTCCGGATTGGGAAGGAACACTTCTACCGAGTCCCTGTCCATCAACAGCAACCAACGAACTCCTCGCTACTGGAAGTTACGACTGGTCGGGATGAGCGACGGCCGAAATCTGGATCGACGGGGCTGGGGAAACGAGATCTGGTTCGAATAACCGACCGAAATCGCGTCTCGAAATAGAATCCACGTCCGTTCGACCGCAAAACTAGATCCCTCGCTCGAGCGGGGGCCCTCGAACCGGCCGTTTGGCACACACACACCACCGTCGCGGATGTAACGTTGACTAGGTGGGGGTGGGTGGAAGAAATCTGGCGATATTTCCATTTTCGCTCGACCACACCCGATATTTTACATCCGCGACGGTGGTGTGTTCCCGAACAGAACTCCCCCACACCCAATAGCGGTTACAAACGCGAGGGTGGTGTGTGCCCCATCCACGGGACCCAGAACAGCGAACCGACGCTCTCGAGAGGCCATACTTCGTCTCTTCCTCCCGAGTCGTCCCGTTCTCACCCTTCTTTCATGGTTCCCGCTATCGGTAACACCGATCTCCACACCTCTCCCGACTCTTCTGACTTCTCTACATTCTCCTCGCTTTAATTACTCTCACTAGTCTCTCTAGATTGTATCTAGAATCTAGAATCTAGAAACTATATGATGAAATGAAGAGGAAGAAGAGGTGACTGGGACGACCGACAACGGTCACGTCGTCCCTCCGCTCACGACCGTCCTGACCTTCTTCGGTCTCCAACGCCTCGAACCCTGTCGCTTCGAGTCCGTCTCGATCCGTCCCCGAAACCGAAACCCGTAACCTCGCGCTCCCGCCTGACTCTAGCAATGACCGAACCGTCGTCACCGACGGACGACTCGAGCACGCCGTCCGATCCGACCCGTCGAACGCCGCCGGCCGTCGCCGTCGTCGACGCGCAGTCACCCGGCAACGTTGGAACCATCGCCCGGGCAATGAAGAACTTCGGCTTCGAGGACCTCCTGCTGATCGATCCGCCGGAACTGGACCCCGAGGGCGAGGCCTACGGGTTCGCCGGTCACGCTCGGGAAGACGTTCTCCCGAACGCGACGGAGATCACCTTCGACGAACTGGTCTCGAACTACCACACCATCGGCTGTACGGCCGTCACCAACGAGGACGACCGGAGCCACGTCCGCTTCCCGTTCTCGACCCCCGCCGACCTCGCCGACCGGCTGCCGACCGTGGAGGCACCCACCGCCCTCGTCTTCGGGCGTGAACGCGTCGGGCTCACCAACGAGGAGCTCGCCGAGATCGACGAGATCTGTTCGATCCCGGCCGACGAGGAGTATCCCGTGCTCAACCTCGGCCAGGCCGCGACGGTAACTCTCTACGAACTGCGGACGCTGACGCTCGCGGGGGACGAGACGCAACTACCGGATCTCGAGCGCGTTCGCGCGCCCGAGGAGACGGTCGATCGCCTGTACGACCAGTGGGGCGATCTCCTCGAGGAGATCAACCACCCGGAGGAGAAACGCGAGAAGACGATGCGGATGCTCCGCAGAATCTACGGCCGGGCTGATCTCACCGCGCGCGAGGCGAACACCCTCCTCGGGCTGTTGCGGCGCGCGACGGAACGTCCCGAGCGGTAGCGCCGGTTCAGGACTCGAGAACGAGGCGGTCGTCGGTCGCGGAGATCCGGAGGTCGAACACCTCCGAAAGCAGGTTGATCGTCGGTCCGGACTTGGTCTCCGGATCGCAGTAGAAATGTGAGAACGCGTCGGCGCTGTCGACTCGCGAGGTAAGCAGGTGGAGGAACTTGAACAGCGTCTCCAGTTTGCTCTTGACGAGCAGTTCGGAAAGGATCTCGAACGACAGCGAGATGGTCGTTTCCGGCGAGTTGTGCTCGGCGATGACCCGCGAGATGGTCTCCCCGATCCCGTCCAGTCCGATCCCAGGATCTAGTTGAACGATCTCGAGGGGCACGTCGCGAAGGTCGAGGTCGTCGGCCGAGGACAGCGGTTGCCGTTTCGTCGTCAGCACGATCGTTCGGTCGGGCCACGACGACTGGTGAGCCTCGAGCAGGCGAAGGCGATCCGCGACGGCCGTCGTCACGAGGATCGCGACGTCGTAGGGGGCGAAGAAGTGGACCCTGGCGTTGTTGGCGCCCGTGCTGTCCGGCGATGCGAGGACCAGCGTGTTCCCGGTGCCATCGACCTCGCTGGCGACGTGCGTTCCCGACTGCACGCGTCCCTCGACGTGCTCGTAGAGATGGCGCTTGAACGCCCCGACGGCCTCGTCCTTGTCGTGTTTCAGGGTGGCCGCCCCGCACCGAGGACAGTTCCAGCCGATCTGGTACCCCTCCCTGTAGAGCGACCGACGGTTGTGCTCGAGCAGGTGCGAACTCACCGCGTCGCGGGTCGTCCCCTCCGACGGCGACCAGACCGTAAACTCGCACTGACGACAGTCCCACCTATAGACCATACATCCTCCCCCGCTCCGTGCCGGCCGTGATTGGGCCGGTATGCCGTTGGACAGTACGTATCATGTTTCGGCGAACGTGATGGAGGGGCTCGAGGCGGAGACCGCGAAGGTGGGGAGACGACCGGCAGGGCGGAATGCCATCGGAGAGATCATTCGTTCGAATCCGAGTCGTCCACTGCGTCGGTCGACGAGCCGCTTCCCCGCTCGCGCTTTTTCGCCGTGTAGTCCGACGGATCCGAGACGTACGTGTACTCCACCGAGTTCGTGACGGCTTCCCGGGAGGGGCGGTTCGCTTCGGCCCGCTTTTTCCGGACGAACTCGGCCCGGGACGTCGCGGCTTCGGAGACGTCGTCGCGCTCGAGGAACTCCCGGAGTCGCTCGAGCAGGCTCGGGTCCTCGAGTTCGACCAGCGTCGAGAGCGCGAACTTCGCGGTGAGTTCGTCCTCGTCGTCGAGCGCGCGAATCAGGTAGTCGACGACCCCGTCGGGATACTCCCGTTCGTTCTCGGCGACGCGGCCGAGCAGCCAGGTCGCGTTCCGCCGGATGTAGGCCGGCTGGTTCCCCTGCAGTATCGTCAGGAGTTGCGCCGCGAGATCCGGCGGCGAGGCGTCGAAGATCCCTTCGGCCACCTCGTGTCGAACGTCGTGGCTCCGTTCCGCGGGGGCGTTCGCGAGCAACTCGAGTATCGTCCGCGTCGCCGTCCGGCGGACGAGTTCGGAACCGTCCTCGAGGGCCTCGACCAGTAGTGGTAGCGGCTCCAGCGAGCCGAATCGATCGAGTTCGCCGACGGCGATGACTCGAACGGACTCCGTCTCCGAGCGCGCGGCGGGCGCGAGCGCTTCGACGGCCCGCCGCGTTCCGATCGAGGCAAGCGCCGCTGCCGCAGCGCGACGCACCTGATTCTGGGGGTCGTCCAGCCGCGACGCGAGCGCGTCGATAGCACGCGGGTCCCCGATCTTTCCACAGGCCTCGGCCGCTTTCGTTCGAACGCGAACGTCGGCGTCGGCGACGGCGTCGACGAGGGCCGGTACCGCGGTGTCGTCGCCGATGCGACCGACGGCGGCAGCCGCCACCATCCGGAACTCGGACTGGTCGGCGGCGAGCCAGTCGGTGACCCGGTCGACGTCCATCCACTTCGGCGGATCGTTGACCTCGCTCGCGGCGACCTCCTCGATCAGCCGCTCCAGGTAGCCCTCGTCGCGGAGGTACATCGCATCGATCGCGGCCGCACGTACGTCGTCGCTCTCGTCGTTCTTGGCCGTCCGGAGCAACGCCGTCCCGATCCGTTCCTCGCTCTGTGAATTCGTTCCCGTCCGAAGGCCGCCGAGTAGCTCCGCCGCTCGGTACCGGATGATCGGCTTCTCCGCGTCCGCCAGGTACTCGAGAAGCTTCAGTTCTTCCGAATCGCGTGCCAACTCGTACAGGAACGCCGTATCTCCCTCGCGCATGATCTGAATTTCCCCTGAAGTCCCGGCTACGCTCCGGATTGTCGGTCGAATCGCCGACGGCAATCGACCGCAACCCGAACCGATTGCTGTTCGAGAAATTATCACTCGATTACATAGTTGTTTGGGATCGGTACGTGTGATAGTTGGTTGGGATCGGGACGCATAACGCGTATTCGTCCCTACGGACGCCATGCCCCACTTCGCGGGGACGCTCGGGACGAACGGCGAGAAAGGAAGCGAGGAAGCTACCGGCTCTCGAGCACTCGACCGCGGCGCTCCGATTCGACTGCTGGTGTCTCGAATGCGGCGAACTCGCCGGTCGCCGTCGCGGTGCCGACCCACTCGCACTCGGCACAGGCGTACAGCCCCTGGCCATCGACCAGTGAGCTACCACATTCGGGGCAGGCTCCGTCGTTCGCTGCGGGTTCCACGGTTGGCTCCTCCCCCAGCGGCGTCGGAAGCTCGCCGGTCCGGAGCGTCGCGATGGCCTCGTCGGACGTGTACGTTTCATCCCCGTCGGCCTCCGAGTGCGGGAAGACGCCCACGAACTCGTCGTCAGCGTAGACCTCGAGACAGAGCAATGGCGTGACCAGCAACTCCCGCGTCTCGCCGGTCACCTGCGAGGTGCTGGTCCGTTCCCTGAACGGCGGGCGGATGCTCACCCCGCGGCGATCGGCCCACGACTCGAACCGCTCGTATGCCTTGAGGACCTCCTGGTGCGGGCTCGTCTCCGAGCGCGTGACCTCCTTGGGCCAGCTGCGCAACAGCAGGTCGTCGATCGCTCCCTCGGACTCGCAGGCCCGCAGCGTTTCGATCTGGCTGTCGACGGGCTCGAGCAGTAGGGGTGCGCGGACGTGGGCCACGATCGTACGTGTCGGTGCAGTCATCATTCGTACGGCCCACGTTCCCGCTGATAAATCTTTCTAGGATGTTAAACGATAACAAACAACTTCCCCGTCGGAAGAGCGCCTAGTCGGCGGACTCGGGCTCCGACTCGGGCGTTCCGCCGTCGGTTCGCGGCTGCGCTCGCTCGCTCGAGACGGTCGGCGTTCGGCCGCCGTGACGCGCCGCGGTCGGCTTCCAGCGGGAGCGCAGGAGCCGTCGGATCGCCCGTCGCTTGATCAGCACGAACCCGACGAGGATCGTCAGCAAGCCGACGATCGTCAACGAGTCGACGACCGACCCGAGGACGAGCCAGCTGATGACGATCGCGACGGCCGGCTCGGCGTACCCGACCAGGTTGACCTGCGTGGGGCCGCTCCGGTCGAGCAACTCGAAGTACAGCAGGAACGCGAATACGCCGGAGACGAAGGTGAGATAGACGTAGGAGACGATCGCGGTCGTCGTCAGTTCGATCGCGGCGATCGACTCACCCCGCAGGAACCCCCAGCCGAGCAACACGGCGGAGCCGAGGATCATCGCCCAGGCCTCGAGCGACTCGATCGGGAGATTCGACTCGATCGGCCGTACGAGGACGCCGCCCAGCGCGAACGCGATCGCCGAGGCGAAGACGAGGGCAGCCCCGACCGTCGCGTCCGCGCCGAGCATCGAGGGCGTCGGCTGCACGACCATGATCACGCCCAGCAGTCCGAGGGCGAACCCGACCAGACCGACGGGCCCAAGCCGTTCGCTCGGCAGTACGACACCGGCGAACGCGACCGTGAGGATCGGGGCCGTACTGACGAGCGTTGCGGCGACGGCTCCCGAAACGTACAGTTCGCCGACGTACAGCAGTCCGTGATAGAGCGCGATGACGAACGTCCCGGCGACGCCGACGGCGAGCCACTCCCCACGATCGGCGGGCCAGACGTGGTTCGTGGTAAGGACGGCGTATCCCAGAACGATCACGCCAGCCAGGGCGTACCGCAGCCCGGCGAACAACAGCGGCGGGACGTATTCGAGCCCGATCTCGATCGCGACGAACGACCCGCCCCAGCAGATCGCGAGTATCGAAAACAACACCAACTCGAGGTACTTCTCTGGAACTAATCCGGATATCTTCATATGGGATTCAGAATAGGTGGTTGTACTTAGTCCCTTCTACAACAAGGCCACTAATCTCGGATTGACAATCATACATATGGATTGCATTCAAACACCCTCCATATTGCGGTGGCACGTTGTAGATTTCTCCAATATCATCAGTCGAAGGACACTTGTTCTCCACCCTCGAGTGTGCGCGTATGGACGAGCGCGATGTGCGACTGTTGAAGGCGATTTCCGAACTCGGAACTGGAAGCCCGGAACAGCTCCACGAGGAAACGGACATCCCGGTCTCGACGATCCATTATCGGCTCTCCAACCTCCGTGAGGAGGGCATCATCACGAACGACCGGTACGACCTCGACCTCGAGAAACTCGGGCTGGGCGTGACCGTCATCGTCGAGGTCCACGCCGACTACCAGGGCTCATACGAGTCGTTCGCGGATCGGCTCCTGACGGTCGAAGGCGTTACGAACGTCTACTTCACGATGGGCGAGACGGACTTCATCGTCGTCGCTCGTCTGAGCAGCAGCGAGACCGTCGAGCGGCTGATCGCCGAATTCGAGCAACTCGAGGGCGTCGAGCGTACCGACTCGACGTTCGTCATCTCGGCGATCGAGGAACGGGACGCGTTACAGAGCTACGAACTGGAGACGTTGCTCGAGGAACTCGTCGACGACTGAGACGCCGACTGGCGTCGAACAGAAGGTGGGGAGATCAGGCGCGCTTCTGGATCTCCTCGCGCAGCAACTGACTCACGAGGTCGCCGTCGGCTTTCCCGCGAAGTGCGCCCATGCACTCGCCCATGAGTCCCGAGAAGGCCTGCATCCCCTCTTGCTCGACCTGGGCCTCGTTTCGCTCGACGACCTCGACGACAGCTTCCCGGACCTCTTCCTCGTCCGCACCGCCGAGCCCTTCTTCCTCGGCCGCCTCCTCGGCGGTCCGATCGGGGTCCTCGGCCAGCGCGGTCAACAGGTCCGGCACGCCCTCGTTGGGAAGCTCGCCGTCCTCGACCAGTTCGAGCACGCCGCGCAGATGTCCATCCTCGAGGTCCGCTACGGGGACGTCGTCGCGACGGAGTTCGGTCAGGGTCGACTCGAGCGTCGACGCGGCCAGTGTGGGGTCGATCCCGTCGGAGACGACGTCCTCGAACAGCGGCATGTGCTTCCCGTAGGCGACCTGTTCGGCCAGTCCTTCGCCGAGGTCGTACTCCGCCTGGTAGCGCTCGACCTTCTCGGTTAGCAGTTCGGGTTCGGGAACGTCACTCGGGTCGGGCTCGACTGGTGGTACGTCCGTCTCGGGGTACATCCGCGCCGCGCCCGGGAGCGGTCGCAGGTAGCGGGTCGTCCCGTCGTCGTTCGCGCCACGAGTCTCTTCGGGAACGCCCTCGAGGGCGGTTGCGGCGCGTTCGACGACGGCCTCGATGGCGGCCTCGGCCGTGTCGGTATCGTCGGCGACGATGGCGACGGCGTCCTCCGGCCCCGCGTCGACCGCGTCCCTGAGTGCCTCGACCTCCTCCTCGGTGACGCCGTAGGCCGGCAGTTCGTCGGTGTGGAAGATGCCGCCCGCGCCGTGGCGCTTCGCGTGGTCGGAGAACTCCGTGCCCAGACGGCGGTCCGGGGCGATCTCGCGGCCGACGAGGCCGTCGAAACCGTACAGCGGAACGGCCATCACGCTGCCGCCGGAGCCGAGCGCGCCCCGGATGACGCCGCTGTCCGTGTCCTCGAAGACCGCCGTGACGTCCTGCGTGTCGCCGATCGAGGCGTCCCGGTCGGCCAGTTCGTCGGCGATCTCGACGAGTTCGGCCTGCCGGGCGACCTCGTTGCGGACGATATCGTCGATGTCGTCCAGGCTCTGGACGCCCTTGATCTCGACGCGAGCGCCCTCCGCGATCGAGACGTTGACGTCCTGTCGGATCGTCCCGAGGCCACGCTTGACCTTGCCCGTCGAGCGGAGCAACATCCCGATCCGCTCGGCGGCCTCGAGCGCCTGCTCGGGCGTCGAGATGTCCGGCTCGGTGCCGATCTCGACCAGTGGGATGCCGAGCCGGTCGAGGCTGTAGCGAACCCCGTCGTCGGTCTCTTCGACGCGCTGGGCGCTTTCCTCCTCGAGCATGAGGTCCTCGACGCCGACGGTCCCCTCGCTCGTCTCGATCTCGCCGTCGGTCGCCATCAGCGTCGACCGCTGGAAGCCCGACGTGTTCGAGCCGTCGACGACGATCTTGCGCATGACGTGGGCCTGATCGACCGGCTCCATGTCCAGCAGCTGGGCGATTTCGAGGACCGTCTCGAGGGCCTCGTCGTCGAGTTCGTGGGGCGGCTCGTCGTCCTCCTCGACGAGACAGGTGGTGTCGTACGCGAGGTACTCGAACTCGCGGTCGACCTTGCTCTCCTCCAGGGCGGCCTCGTCGATCTCGCCGAGTTCGCTCCGTGTGGGGTGGAGGTAGCGGGTGAAGGTACGCTCGGCCTCCTCTGGCTCGCGGAGGTCGGTCGGACACTGACAGAACAGCTTCGTCGCCGTATCGAGTTGCTGGTGGATCTCCAGCCCGGCGACGAGTCCGAGCTCGTCGTAGTCGTACTCGGTCTCGCTCATTGCCGGTGACTCGGTGACGGAGGGGTAAAAAACCGTCCAGTTCGCGGTTCCGGCCGTCGAACGGTCAGTCGGCCGTCGATTCGGCGGCCGAGTCGACGCGGTCGGAGCCGATCCCCTCGAGCGCCCGCGACAGGCCCTCGAGCACCGTTTCCGGGGTCGCTTCTACGACTCCGTCCCGGTCGGAATCGCGAAGCCGCTCGTACCGTTGGCGGGCCGTCTCGCCCGCGAAGTTGCGCTCCTCGAGCGGTCGTCGATCCGTGACGACCAGCGCCGCCGGTTCGGCCGCCTCGAGGGTCTCGAGCACGACGCCCGCCGAGCCCAGCACGGGATCGGCCAGCACCGTTGCGTCGGCGGTCCGGATCCGTTCGGCGAGCGTTTCCCGGCGAGCCTCGGACAGCGCGGCGTGTGGCTCTGCCTCGATGACCTCGACTTCGATCTCGGCCGCGAGGCGGTCGGCGGTTTCGGTGACGACGCCCGGTGTTACGGGACCGACGGACGTAGTAAGGGTGATCGGGCGATCGGACCCGTCGAACGCGGTCTCGAGGCGCGCAAGCACGCCCGCGGCGGTCGTTCCCGTTCCGAGAACGTGAATCGCGAGGTCGGCCTCGACGTCGACGATCCGTCCGCCGTCGCCCTCGAGTCGGGCGGCGTCGGCGGACCGCTCGGTGCTCGGTCCGCGTTCGCCCCGATCGCCGGTGTCGACCGTCGCCGATTCGACGGCCGCCAGCGCATCGTCGCTGTCGGGCAGCGCCGTCACCGTTTCCGTCCCCGTCACCGGGTTCGGGGTCACCGTCGCCGTCGCGTCGAACGCGTCCGCGAGCGCCTCGCTCGTGAGTACCTCCGCGGGCGAGCCAACGCTTCTCACGCCGCCGTCGGTGACCATCACCAGTCGATCGCAGTACCGCGCGGCGAGATCGAGGTCGTGGATCGCCGCGACCGCGGTCCGGCCGTCGGCGACCAGCTCGCGGACCAGCTCGAGCGTCTCGATCGCGTGGTTGACGTCGAGGCTCGCGGTCGGTTCGTCCAGCAGGAGTGCGGGCGTCCCCTGGGCGATCGCTCGCGCGAGGACGACCCGCTGGCGCTGGCCGCCGCTGATCTCGTCGATCGGGCGGTCGGCGAGTTCGACCGTGCGAGTGTGCTCGAGCGCCCGGGCGACCGCGTCGCGATCCTCGGGGGTCGGCGGTGAGAACCGCGAGCGGTGGGGATGTCGCCCCATCTCGACGACGTCCCTGACGGGGAACGAAAACGAGAGCGTGGTGTCCTGCGGGACGACCGCGACGAGCCGGCTCGACTCCCGCGAGGGGACGTCGTGGACGTCGACGCCGTCGACCGTCACCCGTCCGGCATCGGGCTCGAGCGCCCCGCTGATCGTGCGCAGCAGGGTGGTCTTCCCAGCTCCGTTCGGGCCGACGAGTCCGACGAACTCGCCCGGTCGAACCGTCGCGGAGACGTCCTCGAGGACCGAGAGCTCGCCGAACGAGACGGACACGTCTTCGATAGCGATCGTCGCGGGGTCGACGTCGAACAGTGAGGCGGCGCTGTGGCTCCCGTTCTCTCGGTCGCCGCTCCCGTCTCCGTCGCTCCGAACGCCGAA of the Halobiforma lacisalsi AJ5 genome contains:
- a CDS encoding 6-hydroxymethylpterin diphosphokinase MptE-like protein, whose amino-acid sequence is MEFDDWEPVYEAILQDFGFDRAEDERARDLLASLTGSFDVDRLSAADGARVAIAGAGPSLTRDAELERAENADVVFAASTAADVLRDRGLEVDCLITDLDKNPETVRRLTREGVPVAVHAHGDNVPALRSVVPDCVDAFVLPTTQAAPADHVVNPGGFTDGDRAAFLADWLGAVDLVFVGWDFDDPDVSPIKARKLEWAERLLYWLESRREERFGVLDGRRDGIETGPLPSGE
- a CDS encoding Cdc6/Cdc18 family protein yields the protein MSANDDRDPLFRYDDPVFADERLLEITHLPGPDRIVGRDEQMQRVADALNPAIFGSEPNHLFIFGKTGTGKSLISRSVTQRVISEAQHDGVTVKYAFIDCGEQNTEASIIKTIAQIVNEPDDSGVTIPDRGLGTGDYYKRLWQAVDRCTDVTIVILDEIDMLEDDEVLRKLSRAGENRRISDSSIGIIGISNKIDFPDHLSERVKSSLSRDELVFPPYDANQLVEILEKRRDAFHDGVLSDDVIPLTAALAAQEHGDARKAIDILRNAGRIAKKQNDSRVTADHVRDAKEKTEADRFNELIEGSPQQAKAILYALTILTENSSEKEFPTKIIYNQYKEIARRLDFDVLSERRVQEILQEQNFLNVIQSEREGRGRGRGAHAKHRLLENPSIVKKVLLRDARLAVLEDDE
- a CDS encoding RNA methyltransferase, translating into MTEPSSPTDDSSTPSDPTRRTPPAVAVVDAQSPGNVGTIARAMKNFGFEDLLLIDPPELDPEGEAYGFAGHAREDVLPNATEITFDELVSNYHTIGCTAVTNEDDRSHVRFPFSTPADLADRLPTVEAPTALVFGRERVGLTNEELAEIDEICSIPADEEYPVLNLGQAATVTLYELRTLTLAGDETQLPDLERVRAPEETVDRLYDQWGDLLEEINHPEEKREKTMRMLRRIYGRADLTAREANTLLGLLRRATERPER
- a CDS encoding DUF7504 family protein, with amino-acid sequence MVYRWDCRQCEFTVWSPSEGTTRDAVSSHLLEHNRRSLYREGYQIGWNCPRCGAATLKHDKDEAVGAFKRHLYEHVEGRVQSGTHVASEVDGTGNTLVLASPDSTGANNARVHFFAPYDVAILVTTAVADRLRLLEAHQSSWPDRTIVLTTKRQPLSSADDLDLRDVPLEIVQLDPGIGLDGIGETISRVIAEHNSPETTISLSFEILSELLVKSKLETLFKFLHLLTSRVDSADAFSHFYCDPETKSGPTINLLSEVFDLRISATDDRLVLES
- a CDS encoding HEAT repeat domain-containing protein; this translates as MREGDTAFLYELARDSEELKLLEYLADAEKPIIRYRAAELLGGLRTGTNSQSEERIGTALLRTAKNDESDDVRAAAIDAMYLRDEGYLERLIEEVAASEVNDPPKWMDVDRVTDWLAADQSEFRMVAAAAVGRIGDDTAVPALVDAVADADVRVRTKAAEACGKIGDPRAIDALASRLDDPQNQVRRAAAAALASIGTRRAVEALAPAARSETESVRVIAVGELDRFGSLEPLPLLVEALEDGSELVRRTATRTILELLANAPAERSHDVRHEVAEGIFDASPPDLAAQLLTILQGNQPAYIRRNATWLLGRVAENEREYPDGVVDYLIRALDDEDELTAKFALSTLVELEDPSLLERLREFLERDDVSEAATSRAEFVRKKRAEANRPSREAVTNSVEYTYVSDPSDYTAKKRERGSGSSTDAVDDSDSNE
- a CDS encoding HTH domain-containing protein; the protein is MTAPTRTIVAHVRAPLLLEPVDSQIETLRACESEGAIDDLLLRSWPKEVTRSETSPHQEVLKAYERFESWADRRGVSIRPPFRERTSTSQVTGETRELLVTPLLCLEVYADDEFVGVFPHSEADGDETYTSDEAIATLRTGELPTPLGEEPTVEPAANDGACPECGSSLVDGQGLYACAECEWVGTATATGEFAAFETPAVESERRGRVLESR
- a CDS encoding DMT family transporter — translated: MKISGLVPEKYLELVLFSILAICWGGSFVAIEIGLEYVPPLLFAGLRYALAGVIVLGYAVLTTNHVWPADRGEWLAVGVAGTFVIALYHGLLYVGELYVSGAVAATLVSTAPILTVAFAGVVLPSERLGPVGLVGFALGLLGVIMVVQPTPSMLGADATVGAALVFASAIAFALGGVLVRPIESNLPIESLEAWAMILGSAVLLGWGFLRGESIAAIELTTTAIVSYVYLTFVSGVFAFLLYFELLDRSGPTQVNLVGYAEPAVAIVISWLVLGSVVDSLTIVGLLTILVGFVLIKRRAIRRLLRSRWKPTAARHGGRTPTVSSERAQPRTDGGTPESEPESAD